One Candidatus Cloacimonadaceae bacterium genomic window, TTCCCTCTTTGAGGAGTGGGACTTGCGGGAACGGCAGGCAAAGTTCATCAACAATTCCGTCCGGGTCTATGAGTTCTTTGGCAGCGAGTGGCGCCTGTGTTTGTGGGACAACGCGATGCTGGATTTTTGGGCATCGGTGCCACTGAGACACAGGATGGGACGCAAGCTGTTTCTGGATTACGCTCAAAGCCGTCTGAACATGCCCGTTCCGGTTTACACCGGCAGATCTCTCTCCCGCCGCGTCTTCGATAAAGTCCTTCGATGCGGCTTTGGCAATCTGACCGATTCCCGCTATGGCAGATTTCTGGATTATTCCCACAAGCTTTCCTATCTTCGCTCTCAGATAGCAAGCCTTTGCCGCGAAGATCTCGAATACCCTCTTTTCATCAGGAAAAAGAGCCTCCTTTTGCGAGCCGATATCAATGCCATACAAGCGCTAATGGCTTTGAAAGAGTGGAAAGGTGGATCCAGGGGCTCAGAGATGAGAGATGAGAATGGAGAATGGAGAATTGAGAATGGAGAATTGAGAATGGAGAATGGAGAATGGAGAATTGAGAATGGAGAATGGAGAATTGAGAATTGAGAATTACTGCTAATTGAGAATTGAGGGATGAGATTGAGGTGTCCTGAAAAAGGTGGAAGGAATATGGAATTACCGACGTCCCCGTCGGTTCATGCGCGGCAGCCCCAACAGAGGCGACACAAGACAGCTCGGGGTGGAGCGAATGCGAAACCCCGTGAAAGAGTGAAAGAGTGAACAGGTGAGCGGGGTATCCCATTCATTCGAAGGATTCGAGCAAAGACCTATCTCATCTCTTCCACCCCTCCAAAAAAAAACCACCCCGAAGGATGGTTTAACAAGTCTTATTTCTTTTTATGACGGTTCTTGCGCAGTCGTTTCTTTCTCTTGTGAGTGGCAATTTTATGCCGTTTCTTCTTCTTTCCGCAGGGCATATTCTAATCCTTACGACGTTTTGAAGTCAACGACGGAGGTCTTGAATTCGCGGGAGAATTTGAAGGTGGGAACGGTTCTGGAGGGAACCGGTACTTTTTCGTCGGTTTTGGGGTTTCTGCCCACTCGCGGTTTGCGGGTTTTGAGCTTGAAAGTTCCAAAGCCGCGGATTTCAATGTGGTTGCCTGTTCCGAGGCTGTCCTTGATTGATTGAAGCAATGAATCAACGACTACGGCGACGTCTTTGCGGATGATACCAGTGTTTTCCGAGATGATTTTCACCAAATCTGCTTTTGTCATGGGGCTACTCCTTGAACTTATTTTCTATTGATGGATCGAGCTATTTTTAGCTTCATGTAATAAGACACTCACAAATATGACCTTAGGTTTTGTGTCAAGAAAAAAAACAACATCTCCCAAAAGAATAGCCCGCGAAGCTTTATCAGTCAAGCGGGAATCCACTTTGCGCAAAGCTCTTGCCGCGCACGTCATTAGGAATCTGACACCTCGGTTGAGATAGACTTCAGCTGAATTTATCCTTCCGGCGGGTCGGACAAAAGCGCATGGGGCGTTTGGATGGCAAGCTTCCTAAAATCACGATAGCTGATCAAAGACGCCCAGCCCAGAAAACCTGCCGCCACGACAAACACGGTGGTCAGGTTGAAAACCTTGAGCAGCGTGAAACCCAGTACCGGAGCGATCAATCCTCTGATTCCGGTCATCGTCACGTGCACGCTTTGATACATCGAGGCGTCCTCTTTTCCAGCGAAAAAGATCGAGCTCATGTTCCAGGATATATTCACCGCCGCCATCGCGACCCCAAAGATCAGATATGCCACGAAGACTATGATCACCGGCATCAGCGATGTGCCCTGCCACAGCGAGGAAAGCACAAAGAGCAAAGGGAAAACCATCAGGAGCGCAAAGGATCTGGAGATGAATTTGAAAGGGTGCATACGATCATGAATGCGTCCGATCATTGGGGAAAGCAAGAGCAGTCCCATTTGAGACAAGACACCTTTTGCCATGAAGTTAGCCGTATAGCTGAGCTGCAGTTTGTCCACCAAATAGATGGGAATTATCGGCTGCATCATGATAAAGCCCATGCCATAGATCGAATAGCTGCGTTCGAAAGCGGCAAAGGGTTTGTTGTCCTTGAGCAGCTTCAATGTCCTGTGGATCGGATCGAAGAGGGTCTTGCGCCATTCGACTTTTCCGCAATTTGCTTCGAAGTTTGGCTCTTGAATGCGGATCAGGGAAAGTACCGCGCAACTTACGAATCCACATAAGCCGGTGCCCAGCAGGATCCACCTGAAACTCTCTTCATGGATGTCCAAAAGCCTTCCGGCAAAGAAAGTCACGCTCACCGAAACGAGCATTCCGAGGCTGATCGTATAGCCATAGACCTTCGCGCGGCGGCTGACATCAATGTTTTTCTGATAGATACTGTTTTGCGCGGGAAGCAAGAGCGAATTTGCCGAAAATACCAAGCCCAGCAGCACGAGATATTCGTTCATCGTGGTCAGCCAGATCGCATAGACCAACGTGA contains:
- a CDS encoding HU family DNA-binding protein, with translation MTKADLVKIISENTGIIRKDVAVVVDSLLQSIKDSLGTGNHIEIRGFGTFKLKTRKPRVGRNPKTDEKVPVPSRTVPTFKFSREFKTSVVDFKTS
- a CDS encoding MFS transporter, with protein sequence MRFKNLSPIEHQTAVLLLVAALFNGVVQSLNQTQDIIARKALFAQDWQLMLMTMIWPISNFFSIWWGRIFEKSCHKSRYFLLAGIVGRLTLVYAIWLTTMNEYLVLLGLVFSANSLLLPAQNSIYQKNIDVSRRAKVYGYTISLGMLVSVSVTFFAGRLLDIHEESFRWILLGTGLCGFVSCAVLSLIRIQEPNFEANCGKVEWRKTLFDPIHRTLKLLKDNKPFAAFERSYSIYGMGFIMMQPIIPIYLVDKLQLSYTANFMAKGVLSQMGLLLLSPMIGRIHDRMHPFKFISRSFALLMVFPLLFVLSSLWQGTSLMPVIIVFVAYLIFGVAMAAVNISWNMSSIFFAGKEDASMYQSVHVTMTGIRGLIAPVLGFTLLKVFNLTTVFVVAAGFLGWASLISYRDFRKLAIQTPHALLSDPPEG